The following are from one region of the Blastocatellia bacterium genome:
- a CDS encoding ABC transporter ATP-binding protein gives MRAVDIKGVSKTYRSRFPFPLTKQALRRVSLEIEQGMLFGILGPNGAGKTTLLSILATLLMADEGSVTILGLDARRDGHRIRQRINISSGNANFPWSFTVEETLTFHALLYGLSGTRLRRKVDEVIELLRLEDYRRVPFERLSTGTKQRLSLAKALLNDPELLFLDEPTVGLDPDISVRIRESISALHREKRITIILTTHYMKEAEQLCEELVFLKNGEIIARGTPERLKRMFATGDVIRIRCAGPLPELTTLPVPGVLHWSVQNGSLAVTVDSKEKRLSDLLGYVRSQGAVITDIAFAEPDLEEVFIELAR, from the coding sequence ATGCGAGCCGTGGACATCAAGGGTGTGAGCAAGACCTATCGCAGTCGCTTTCCTTTCCCCCTGACGAAGCAGGCCCTGCGTCGGGTCTCGCTGGAGATCGAGCAGGGAATGCTTTTCGGAATTCTCGGTCCCAACGGAGCAGGGAAAACGACGCTGCTGTCCATCCTGGCGACGCTGCTCATGGCCGATGAGGGGAGCGTGACGATTCTCGGTCTTGATGCCCGTCGTGACGGACACCGGATTCGCCAGCGCATCAATATCTCCAGCGGAAATGCCAACTTTCCCTGGAGCTTCACGGTGGAAGAAACTTTGACGTTCCACGCTCTGCTTTACGGGCTATCGGGCACGCGTCTTCGCCGGAAGGTGGACGAAGTTATCGAACTGCTGCGGCTGGAGGACTATCGGCGCGTTCCTTTTGAGCGGCTCTCGACCGGAACCAAGCAACGCTTGTCGCTGGCCAAGGCGCTCCTCAACGACCCGGAACTACTTTTTCTCGATGAGCCGACGGTGGGCCTCGATCCCGATATTTCCGTGCGCATCCGGGAGAGCATCTCCGCTCTTCACCGCGAGAAGCGCATCACGATCATTCTCACCACCCACTACATGAAGGAAGCCGAACAGCTCTGTGAGGAACTCGTCTTCTTGAAGAACGGCGAGATCATCGCTCGCGGAACGCCCGAGCGGTTGAAGAGAATGTTCGCCACAGGCGATGTGATCAGGATTCGCTGTGCGGGACCGCTACCCGAACTGACGACCCTGCCCGTTCCGGGCGTGCTTCACTGGTCCGTGCAAAACGGCTCGCTCGCCGTCACCGTGGATAGCAAGGAGAAGCGGCTCAGCGATCTTCTCGGCTATGTGCGCTCGCAGGGGGCCGTGATCACTGATATCGCCTTCGCCGAGCCCGATCTGGAAGAGGTTTTCATCGAACTCGCCCGGTGA